A window of Candida orthopsilosis Co 90-125, chromosome 8 draft sequence contains these coding sequences:
- a CDS encoding Mrt4 mRNA turnover protein, whose amino-acid sequence MPKSKRSKLVTLSQTDKKGKESKLKLFDEIRSALDNYSQVWILQMKDIRTPVLQDIRSDWTDSKLILGKRKVIQKAFGETPEEEYLSDLAKLTKILSTTDDLIPGILFTNEDDSTVQSYFDAYKRQDYTRVKNKSPITFEIPAGIVYSRGGQIPEEEDVPMSHSLEETLRNKYKMPTKIKSGKIVLEKPYLVCNEGDVLDVRQALILKQFGVAASEFKVPLVGHYDKESAKVEKFDIYKI is encoded by the coding sequence ATGCCTAAATCTAAACGTTCTAAATTAGTGACATTATCACAAACTGATAAAAAGGGTAAAGagtcaaaattgaaactattCGATGAGATTAGATCTGCTCTTGATAATTATTCCCAAGTTTGGATATTACAAATGAAAGATATTAGAACTCCAGTTCTACAAGACATAAGATCTGATTGGACTGATTCTAAATTGATATTAGGTAAACGGAAAGTTATTCAAAAGGCCTTTGGTGAAACCCCCGAAGAAGAATATTTATCTGATTTAGCcaaattgaccaaaatcTTATCCACTACTGATGACTTAATTCCAGGTATTTTATTCACCAATGAGGATGATTCAACTGTACAAAGCTATTTCGATGCATACAAAAGACAAGATTACACAAGAGTTAAAAATAAGTCGCCCATAACTTTCGAAATTCCAGCAGGTATAGTTTATTCTAGAGGTGGACAAATCCccgaagaagaagatgttCCCATGTCACATTCATTGGAAGAGACATTGAGAAACAAATATAAGATGCCCACTAAGATCAAGAGTGggaaaattgttttggaaaaaccATATTTGGTGTGCAATGAGGGAGATGTATTGGATGTAAGACAAGccttgattttgaaacagTTTGGTGTTGCTGCTAGTGAGTTCAAGGTTCCCTTGGTGGGTCACTACGATAAAGAATCGGCCaaggttgaaaaatttgacattTACAAAATCTAG